A genomic window from Haladaptatus caseinilyticus includes:
- a CDS encoding pyruvoyl-dependent arginine decarboxylase, which produces MSTIRVVWGTASGPTKMSSYDAALADANVHNYNLVSVSSVIPADTPVEAVGTAPDLGPAGNRLTVVEARATRPGPGHVSAGLGWTESDGAGLFYEAAGETDAGEIEDRVRAGLEAGRELRDWEFDDEAVKTVTEDAEPGTYVTAVVLAVYGESEPIC; this is translated from the coding sequence ATGAGCACGATTCGGGTCGTTTGGGGAACCGCGAGCGGGCCGACGAAGATGTCGTCATACGATGCGGCACTCGCGGACGCGAACGTCCACAACTACAATCTCGTCTCCGTCTCGTCGGTCATCCCCGCCGACACGCCGGTCGAAGCAGTGGGTACCGCGCCCGATCTCGGTCCGGCAGGAAATCGCCTGACAGTCGTCGAAGCGCGTGCAACGAGGCCCGGTCCCGGGCATGTCTCGGCCGGTTTGGGCTGGACCGAGAGCGACGGCGCAGGGCTGTTTTACGAGGCCGCGGGCGAAACCGATGCGGGAGAAATCGAGGACAGGGTTCGGGCCGGATTGGAAGCGGGGCGGGAACTCCGGGACTGGGAGTTCGACGACGAAGCGGTGAAAACGGTGACCGAAGACGCCGAACCGGGGACGTACGTTACGGCCGTCGTTCTTGCAGTATACGGCGAGAGCGAACCGATTTGTTAA